CTTGTGATTGTGTATTATAGACTCCCCTGGATTACTTCCCCTGGCGATGTATGATATCGACTCCCCTGGATTACTTCCCCTAGCGATGTATGATATAGACTCCCTTGGATTAACTCCCCTTGTGATTGTGTATTATAGACTCCCCTGGATTACTTCCCCTGACGATGTATGATATAGACTCCCTTGGATTAACTCCCCTTGTGATTGTGTATTATAGACTCCCCTGGATTACTTCCCCTAGCGATGTATGTTATAGACTCCCTTGGATTACTTCCCTTGTGATTGTGTTTTATAGACTCCCCTGGATTACTTCCCCTAGCGATGTATGATATAGACTCCCTTGGATTAACTCCCCTTGTGATTGTGTATTATAGACTCCCCTGGATTACTTCCCCTAGCGATGTATGATATAGACTCCCTTGGATTAACTCCCCTTGTGATTGTGTATTATAGACTCCCCTGGATTACTTCCCCTAGCGATGTATGATATAGACTCCCTTGGATTAACTCCCCTTGTGATTGTGTATTATAGACTCCCCTGGATTACTTCCCCTGACGATGTATGATATAGACTCCCTTGGATTAACTCCCCTTGTGATTGTGTATTATAGACTCCCCTGGATTACTTCCCCTGACGATGTATGATATCGACTCCCTTGGATTACTTCCCCTGACGATGTATGATATAGACTCCCTTGGATTAACTCCCCTTGTGATTGTGTATTATAGACTCCCCTGGATTACTTCCCCTAGCGATGTATGATATAGACTCCCTTGGATTAACTCCCCTTGTGATTGTGTATTATAGACTCCCCTGGATTACTTCCCCTGACGATGTATGATATAGACTCCCTTGGATTAACTCCCCTTGTGATTGTGTATTATAGACTCCCCTGGATTACTTCCCCTGACGATGTATGATATAGACTCCCTTGGATTAACTCCCCTTGTGATTGTGTATTATAGACTCCCCTGGATTACTTCCCTTGTAGACTGTATGGAATAGACCCCCATGGGACTACCAACACCATGTGATTTATTTTGGATTAGCTGTTAGTAACATCATGATAAGGCTTTTGTGTATGATAACAGTTATATTATGCAGCAGTCAGGTTATTGATGGCGGGTGGGTAAATATTAATGTCATCAATTTTGTCCTCTGCTGGTCTTGATAGTAAAGAGTAAATATTGATAGACTAATTCACCAATCTCTGTCTCTCAGTTGTGCGGATTCCTCTGCTGATTGTTCGCCAGTGGGTGTGTGAATCACTGTCAACATATTGTAGGTAAACCCACTAAGTGGAGTAACTGTCATGGTTGGAGTTTCCATTTCCTCCATCGGCAGTATTACTTTAGTTCCTCGGAAATGTAGCTCATTACAAGACACTTGTCTTCATTGAATATTGACGAGAGATATAGTCCACAGATTAACTATGATAACGATAAGAGAAACCCTATCACCATATCAAAAATAGAATCACGACAGAAAGACGAGATTCACAAGCCACTTGGAGACAAGATTGATTGTAGAAAGTTTAGAGACAAAAAACTATCAAGggttttttatttgatttaaggATGGTGCGAAAATTTCGGGatgttaaaaataaatcttGATTCATTTACGGAGAATTTTCAGCTTGAAAGGTCAAAGATTCATGTAATTTTACTTTGTCTCAGGGAAGGAAATTTATCCTAGTGAGAGATTGATGGTGTCATCAGTTCCTTAGCATTTTCGTAGGTCGGTGACTTGGGTATCTGAATCACAGTGGCTATACATGCCTCACTTCTTTAATGCTGCCAATTGATATCTGTAGAACATATCATTACAGTCGAGATATTTGTTTGTCTAGACTCTGTTTGTCTTCAAACACATAAACTTTGTGTAGCAGAAATAGACTTCATTTTACCAAGgtattatttatgtttttgttaatcAAAGCCAAGATTCAATCACTGGTTGATGGAACATTTTGCATGAAAAGTTAAAAGATATAGCATTTTAACATGAGGTCCTTGGAGCATAACTTGCAATGACATAGACTAATTTGGGACCATTTAACGACATAACAAAGATTCCACCTAGACTTGTGATGAGATATCTTTAGGCCTACAGGGAGAGTGTCCAGAGCCCAACTGGAAGAAAGTGCAATACTGTTTCTATTAAGAATGCTTCCCTTATCAgttaatttttcaatataagtGAGACAGGtcctctggacctcttgtttatGAATTCATCTATAAAAGATTTTCATCTGATattaaatgcatttttattcctaatatataatatatgccTTTTATAACATATGCTTTTAATAACACATGACTTTAAAACACATGCCTTTTATAACATATGCCTTTTATAACATATGCCTTTCATAAAAAAAGTTTTGGGAATAAATATATAGAATACTGCTGCATATATGCCATCTGTTTATTTTGAATCCGTATCATTTTTTGATCAGCACATAGTCATGTCTCCACCATATTGGTATATCTATACTTTCCACAATATTTTGAATGTGGAATTAATGTTTTACATTATATGAAGATTTTatcatatacagtggaacctctataaaccgaacatgcatgggacatgactatttgttcggtttatagagggttcggtttggagaagttgatcgaaaaatgaccggtcaaattccggatataattggttggacgatgttttattagaatgcacccgattccaaaacggcacgtacatacttagacaatttggattgtctgaataatatgcatattatgaaagttaatcaatgtttatattgcagaatatataagaaaggcaaatgactataacaatagttttaaacagtattttcacttgtacaactacactttacgatcggcctacattttgttacatccggtgaagcctcgtcatgtggatggggccaatagtccgatacagaatattttacacatcaaataatattaaagggtgtgaagatgttttgtttcaatatcaattacaattgatcagatgatactggtcgtatttccgacatcgctgttgtctaaactcaggcttctagctctacttgcattgagaagataaacgaaccgacgcgcttcaatgaagtgtggcattgtttcataattgtcgtgttgattatacactaggccttccgtcataatgcccccttggggtatatattggatacctgtacaaatcacctacgtaggtcccgagacaataaggcttcacacaatacccgtcacagttgttgtttcacggttgactggcctgacctcgtgtcataatcgcccaggtaaggccggttttcagaagtaatttttggtatattttaacaggaaccggacacaaaatcagtccggtgttcggaattcagagggatcggtatttggaagttttttaatactataataaagaaggaccaattccgtacaatgacaattcgttcggtattcagaggtgttcggtttttagaaggttcggttttcggaagttgcactgtaccAGAGGTTgatcactgtgacctatattttgaccttcaAGCGACAAAAACAGGCAGGGTATATCTGCTGTACTATTTCATGTACTGTTGGATAATCAAGATTTGTCTTTTTATTGCTATTTTCCCTGTAACCAACATAAGGAGGTTAATCAAATACCAGTACTCTGATGAAGGAAACCTCTTACTTCCAGGTAAGCAGTGAATTGGTCGAAGCCATTTGGTATATGTTAATTCTGATGTACTGTTGTGTATGTAGATATCTGGTCATACTTCTGTATACTATGAATAAATTACttgatttgtatatttacatatgtgaTTGAATCCCATTAACTTTTGTCTCACGTGGCTCTATTAGAACGTGACATTGATGGTCGAAGGCTGTCAATCTGTGTATGTGCAAACGCACAAGTAACAGGGATTTTGGTGGTGTTATTTACTCTGATATAATTGTAAACCTATTATTAACTTGATCGTGGTTCTAACATTGGGTGATCCTTGCTGCCTGATATGATGTGAGATAGCTGTCATCCGTATCCTGGCTGTTCATGCTCCCAACACATTGGTGCTTACTAGACTTTTCCTGTACAGTCAGAATAAATTGTCACTAGCATCCTCACAATTGTTGGCTTAAGCTGTACTcagtgatgaaaacaaaaacttgcCACTGATCAACTGTCCAACAACATggaatgattttaaattttcaataaactagttatatatgattttacttgtccatTAGTCACCCACAGGGTAACCCAGGAGAGATGGAGAGTTGGGTTGGACTATGATTTTTAATTGTGTCTGTCCTTCTGTTCTTCCTACACCATATGCCACTGGAACATCACACTTAGGGTATATGGGTAGAAGTGTGCCATGTATCAAAAGGAGGTCACCTGacttacattttgacctttggtctacattaaagaaaaaatttgTCTGGGCTCCATTTGCTTCACTACATATTGTTGAAACTTCATTTGGGCATAGCTAGGTTCACATTGACAAGACAGTACTGTCATGAATCAAAAGCATGTcacaattgtattgtttatttgtcATGTATGATGTACTATTGGATTTTCTTATCAACTTTTCTTGCTAGATATTTGATATATCTGAACCTAAAGGTCAGGATGATCTGTAGTCATTGTGCTTCTTCCGTCGTCGCTTACTGTGCGCCATCCGTTGTGCGCTGTCCAGCCCGCATtcacttttcacatttcaaacttctttttAATTTCTACGGaaggattgagctgaaacttgcctggaatgatcctgagatggtcttgaccaattaagtgttgttatttttcaggtctatccgaaatccaagatggccaccatagcaaCTTTTCCAGTTCCACTTGTGCCTTTTCAGTTTGAAAATCATagggatgttaaggaagggaagccaacatagtgttgtttaAACTTTTCAGCCTtgtaaaaattttgaaatggcagcagtggcaacattgttgttatttttctggtctgtccaaaatgcaagatggctaccatggccaacagtaccACTATACTTGCTTCtgagtatatatactacaatagtacaaaggtcattagagtcagatgaccattaaggcccatgggcctcttgttaatgaTCAGCATTATCAATGGTAGGCTTTTCTGTTCTTAGTCACTTGGTCTATATTGTCCTCCTAACACAATCCTTGTTATGACTATTTCCTAAAAAAAAACCTGGGAGGATGATCTTTATCAAATTCATGCCTATGTGATGTACATAGATGGGCATGTTGAAGGTCTTACACAACTAATTCAGGCAATCTGAACTGCTGGTTCAACACAACCCTGTTTCTTAATAGGCGTGTAGCtattttcctgagtaaatatcATATGTGAAATGCACTTCTTTATGTACAAAAATAAAGAGTAGGGTATTGagatttcaaaatcattaatatacATAATGATGTAGGATTCCAGATGTTAAAAGGCAGGAATTCCCCAGATGGAGGTTAACTCATTGCCCCCTGTAGCCATCTTTGTTGTTGTCCCCTGCAGCCAAAATGAGGCTGGAGATGCTCTCTCCCTGGACCAATATGGCTGCAGTGACCAATTTTTCACCTCAACTTTTAAAAGTATGTTTCCAGGCTTTTCcattcatattttgtgtataaacatataataaAAGTTGTAGagtttgtattaaatattaatattagaataaaatataaagtgTTCTTACCttttatcttgttttttttttttacaatttaatcCCATTTTCTTGTCCTTCGTTCCAAAATCACCATAGAAAATTGTTActgatatctatatttacatgttattaGTATTCACAAATCAtcataattgtttgttttttttttatttcacaaaacctcTACCTTTTCACTGATTCTTATGGTACTCTTCGAAACATTTTACACAAAGATGAGCAGCACAACCTGAACACTCCCATTTCACATCTGACCGCTTTCGGTTTTTTGAGCAGTTTTTACACCTGCCTCTTTTGACACTTTCTTTTGGCCAATGACCTATGCCATGTAGATCTTTATTGGAGACTCTTCTTCGCTTTCGTGCCATTCTGTAGTTACCAATAAGTAGTTTGGCCAACTTCATTCTGAAGTCGAGAAGAGATCTCTCTTTCCTACGACCAGACTTCGTCTCCAGTTGGTGATTAGGAGATTCCTTCATCAAAATGTAGGCATTCGCGATCGAAAGATCTAACAGGAAGTAGAAAACATATGTCCACCACCTCTTGCACATCCTGAAAGTCGGATATTCTGTCCTTGTTTGGTCCGCTTTGTCCACTCCATTCATTTTCAGGTTGTAGTGCTGGACAACACTCGGACTAGGAACCTGTCTTTGAGTACCATCTTTCTGTCGCCTTTGTACCTGCAATCCATTCTCTCTGGGATCATCAGCTGATGACAAAAAGAAGATGGTCTTCTTGTCTTTCCAGGCATATGCAGCTATCTGTCCCCTTTGTAATACTTTCAGGTCACCCTGGTTTTTTACACACTTTGGGTGTAATATGGCTGCAGGAAATTCCTTCCTGTTGGAGCGGGTTGTGCCGCGGGCGTAAGTTAGGCGCCTGATCAAGATAGACAAAAGTTCATAACTTGTAAAAAAGTTGTCGATGTTTACAATATGATGCCTGTTCTCTATCTTTTTAGTCAACTCCAGAACCACTCTTGTGGATTGTCCATATTGTTGATGCTGATTAGTATCGCCATGCTTCCCAGTGTAAATTTGGAATTCATTCACGAATCCATTTTCAGAATCTGCACGCATCCATACTTTTATGCCATACTTAGTGGGTTTGGCTGGCAGGTACTGACGAAATCCAAGTCGTCCATGGAAAGCAATCATCGCCTCATCAACACTTGTATCCTGATGCGGATGATATTCCTGTAGGCACTGTTTTAGAATTATATCAATTAGTGGACGGATATGATGCAGTCGGTCAAATCCAGGTTCTCCCCGAGGAGGATTTGTTGAGGAATCATTCACATGAAAGtattatgaaattttatcaaatctatCTCTTGACATGACATTTGGGATAAAAAGGTTTCCAAACATAGAATCTGTTGACCAGTACATTTCCATTGCTGGTAATTGAAGAATACTCATGTAAATTCTTATCCCAGTGAATGCCTTCATTTCCTCTACTTTCGTCGGGTACCACTGGTTGTCAGGcttttgttgttgctgttgttctGCATACAAGTTTGTCTGCAAAGTCATTCTGTCAAATATTTCCGGAGGAAACATCAGAAACAGAAAATCCAATTCCCCCTTGTTCTCATCAAACGTTGTATTAGGCCCCACTCGGGCTGTAAactttggaatttttatatttgACAAATTGTCTGACCAAACATCGTCCAAGCACTCGCGATCGCCGGCATCGTTTTCACTTTCAGTTTCACTTTCTGACAATGAATTATCACTGAAATCGATGTCTGACAATTCGTGTTCATGTACTTGTTCTAATAAATCACCTTTTCGCACCGCCTCTAAAACATCCTCAGCCGTAAATCCATCGAAATCCTCCTCGTCCGAACTCGTATCAATGTTAAAATCGGCCATTTTTACTATGTTCCATGTGAGTAGTTTTGTAGTAGAATTCCTTCGATTTTCGCGCGAAAATACACCATGTGCTTTTCTAATTAGCATATTCATGAGCGGAAATTTCCAGTGTAGTTCTGTATGTGTATTACTTTGACCAATGGCAGCCGTCGATTGTAAATATCTCAGCGAATCAAAATCACGCTTTTATGCTGATCTCGGGAAATCCACCATGCCGGAAGTATACGCATTTACGCGACAGTCGGGAGACAACAACATTGAATTGGACCGCTTTATCTTTCAAGTActggtgtgctcttatatgccattaaacctatccaataaaatcattttcagGTAGCGAAGACTTtaatctttaatttgatatatttttaactttatatcatttgaacttcaaatgagtgACTGAGGGGATGAAGTTACTggtaatataacatataataaaataactaGTTGTGTAAAATGGCAGACAGCCAGCCATCTTTGGATTTTgactttttctcagaaagtacttcaTATATCTTCCTGGGATTTTATGTGTAGATTCCACTTGGTCCAGAGTTGTTCATGATCTATTTCAGGACTAATCATTTCATATAGAATGGCCAACTGGGAGGCAGTTTGGTATTTTGACAGATTCCTTTATCTCTGTTTCtcatatttggaaaaaaacagaatttaattttgatagtttatgaaaacatttgaatGGCATGAGGAAGAAAAATGTTTGTGACATGATCAAGTGAAAGCGGAGTGAAATATGGGAAGCCTTACTTCTAAGCTAACTAGAATGCTGATCGATTAACTTCATACGGATAATAAACTTAAAGTACAAATCAACTATTAAAGAAAGCAGTTAAttaaattttcagaaaattcTTCACAGatttataacaataataatcTGACATTTACATAGAAAAcctttattatcaattttgGGTTTTAGGTAAATTAGTTTTAAATATTCATactagatatttttttcaattttggttGGCTGAAATAAAATATGGCACTCGATCCTGTCAAATACTCGTAGTTCCTTGTCTGTTTTACATCCTGTTACCGCTAgctttatatattatttactacAGAAGCTCCGTAAATCACATTCATCTGAAGACAACCTGACGATAGTGTCCTTTTATCCCCAATAACAGGGTTTACAGCAAATATGGAATTGACATCATGTATGTGAGGTCCCTATTACATTCCCGTCCAAAACTGATTCAGCATTTACAGGCCCCCAAAGTAATTGATATTTATGTCTTCCCTGCCTCACTGAAGGGAGTTTTGATTTTACCAAATAGGTTTTTTAGATCGAGACTGACATTCTCCCTACTAAGTTAAACGATGGGTGTATGTATATCCGGAGAGACAGACAAGAGATTGTTTGTCCTTCCTTACATGTAATGATGTCTGTAACAACTCGTCTGGACCATCATTCCGTCCTTATGTCATTTCCTTATTAAAATCAAAGTCATATTCATCATGATCAGACAATGTGTTGTACAACACTCTCAAGTCCTAAAGGCCTAATCATGATCACGGTCCATGTCACGGTCCATGTCACGATCCACGTCACTGCACAAGTCATGGTCCATGTCTAGGCCCATGTCACGGTCCATGTCACGATCCACGTCACTGCACAAGTCATGGTCCATGTCACAGTCCATGTCACAGTCCATGTCACGATCCACGTCACTGCCCATGTCTAGGCCCATGTCATGGTTCATGTCACAGTCCACGTCACTGCCAAAGTCATGGTCCATGTCACGGTCCACGTCATGGTCCACGTCACTGCCCACGTCAAGGCCCATGTCATGGTTCATGTCACAGTCCACGTCACTGCCAAAGTCATGGTCCATGTCACGGTCCACGTCATGGTCCACGTCACTGCCCACGTCAAGGCCCATGTCACGGTTCATGTCACGGTCCACGTCACTGCCCAAGTCATGGTCCACGTCACTGCCCACGTCAAGGCCCATGTCACGGTTCATGTCATGGTCCATGTCACTGCCAAAGTCATGGTCTATGTCACGGTCCATGTCACTGTCCATGTCACATCACGGCCCAGGTACATCATTGCAGAATCTTTTATTATGGATCTCCTCCAGGGATGGTGGATGCTTGATTTGATAAATGAGGAAATCCATTTTACATGGTGGAAAAGATTATTTCATTTCCTACATATagttacatcaatgtttacacgTTTAAATAATGTTCCAATGCCTTCAGAAATCACAGATgaacattttatcatttaagATTGAGTGTCCTGTCATGACATTGCGCGAGGCTTTGAGTACTATAACAGGGCATATCACCAAAGTGAAATCAGTCTCTACAAGTTATTGACGCAGAAAAGTTTTATATGAGAAATAAAACTCGGGTAATACAGATACTATTTTGCCAGATTTATATAAACTTTCTTTCCTTGGATTATCTAAGAATtaattgtataataaataaaataggaAAACATCGGATTTTTATAAACTAATTCAGgtgatttttttgtatattttttaatattgtagTTTGTATGCAAAGCTTTAACAATaaagatatttgtttttattgaggATTGTATTATACATTGATAGATTTCAGGGGACTATATGTAATGGATGCTCTGATATAATGGTCTATGATAGTATGTTGTTCTCCAATAACTGAGAATTCTGATCCATTAGCTTACAACATTACACTAGGActtgtgttatattgacaatttACACTGACAATATTTGTACAACATGAATACCCCTCTGTCCTCTGCTGACTGTGATAGAATGCACCAAATCAATAATTGAGCAAGTCCATTGTGCTTTATAAGGGGTACCAACATTCACATTCATCTGTGCTCATTTACCATGATAGCAAAACATTACTACTGCCAAATAAGGTATATATACCATCTTGTATTGTTGTATCCTACCAAATAAGGTATATACCATCTTGTATTGTTTACTACCAAATAAGGTATATACCATCTTGTATTATATACTACCAAATAAGGTATATATACCATCTTGTATTGTTGTATCCTACCAAATAAGGTATATATACCATCCTTTATTGTTTACTACCAAATAAGGTATATACCATCTTGTATTATATACTACCAAATAAGGTATATGCCATCctgtattgtatgttgtatactgcCAAATAAGGTATATGCTATCTTGTTTTGTTGTATACTACCAAATAaggtacagtggaacctctttaaaccgaacatgcaagggacattgatatttgtttggtttACAGAGAGTTCGGTTTGAAGAAGTTGATCGAAATGACCGGTCGAATTCTGGATACGATAGGTCGGACGATGTTTTGTTAGGATGTACCCAATTACAAACCAACACGTACGTCTGTagacaatttggtttgtctgaatatTATGAATACTATGAAaattaatcaatgtatatattgcaggttatataagaaaggcaaatgactataactgtagtttaaacattttaagatcgacctacattttgtaacatccggtgaagcttcgtcatgtggatggggccgatATGGAATATTTTGCACATCGAATAATATGAAAGGGTGTgaagatattttgtttcaatattaattatgattaatcagttgatactggtcgtatttctgACATCGGTATTGTCTTAAAAACATAGGACACACAGGGTTCATTTACGACCATGCAAAAACAACcccctttgggcctcatttaaattagatGCGAAACTCATGTAGGCttctatggggcgccgttttactatttattcccatttggtgatatcacctgttcaaatgagtgatatcacctattcgaataggtgatattactgaagaactttttaagtgatatcacctattcgaataggtgatatcacctatttgaatgagtgatatcacctattcgtttcattaagtgatatcacccattcgcataggtgatatcacttattgaaatgaataggtgatatcaccaattcgaataggttatatcactcattcgaataggtgatatcatttaatgaaacgaataggtgatatcaccaattcgaataggtgatatcacttataaaatttcataagtgatatcaccttttcgaataagtgatatcactttagAATCAATACAAACGACTGCTGCAAAATAAGTATAATGGTACAGTAGATGAGCATACAGTTTTccaaattttataagtgatatcacctattcaaataggtgatatcacttaatgaaacgaataggtgatatcactcaatcgaataggtgatatcacttataaaatttcataagtgatatcccCTATttgtataggtgatatcactcattcgaataggtgatatcacttaagaattttataattaagtgatatcacctattcgaataggtgatatcacttaagaatatttttaagtgatatcacctattccaattggtgatatcatctattcgaatgagtgattcgaatgggtgatatcacctattcgaataggtgatatcacatatttgaaaaactaataggtgatatcacctattcgaataggtgatatcaccaaatgggaataaacaGTAAAAGGGCGCCCCAtaggcttctagctctacttgcattgagaagataaacaaaCCGCGGCacttcaatgaagtgtggcattgtttcgTAATAGTTGTGTTGATTATATACACTAGGCCTACCGTCATAATGATcccttggggtatatattggatacctatACAAATCACCTATATGTAAACGTAGGTCCCGAGTGTTGTTTCATGGTTGACTGACCTGATCTTGTGTCATGATTGCTCAGGTAAGGctggttttcagaagtaatttttggtatattttaacaggaaccggacacaaaatcggTCCGGTTTTcagaattcagagggatcgatcg
The window above is part of the Pecten maximus chromosome 2, xPecMax1.1, whole genome shotgun sequence genome. Proteins encoded here:
- the LOC117341690 gene encoding piggyBac transposable element-derived protein 3-like yields the protein MIAFHGRLGFRQYLPAKPTKYGIKVWMRADSENGFVNEFQIYTGKHGDTNQHQQYGQSTRVVLELTKKIENRHHIVNIDNFFTSYELLSILIRRLTYARGTTRSNRKEFPAAILHPKCVKNQGDLKVLQRGQIAAYAWKDKKTIFFLSSADDPRENGLQVQRRQKDGTQRQVPSPSVVQHYNLKMNGVDKADQTRTEYPTFRMCKRWWTYVFYFLLDLSIANAYILMKESPNHQLETKSGRRKERSLLDFRMKLAKLLIGNYRMARKRRRVSNKDLHGIGHWPKESVKRGRCKNCSKNRKRSDVKWECSGCAAHLCVKCFEEYHKNQ